CGACGGTGCCGGTGACGTTCCCGCCGAGCTCTTCGAGGGCCATCCGGACGGCGTGCCCGGTGCCGTTCTGCTCGTACTGGACGGCGGTGCGCACGTCGGCGTCGATCCCGGACAGGTGCGCGGCGACCTGCTCGCGCGCGTGCCCGACCACCACGACCAGCTCGGCGGGGTCGAGTTCACGGGAGGCGGCGACGACGTGACCGACGAGCGAGCGCCCGCAGATCTCGTGCAGGACCTTGGGAGTGGCCGACTTCATGCGGGTGCCTTCACCCGCTGCGAGTACGACGACGGCTGCCGGGCGGTTGGCGCTCACGGGTGGGCCCTTCGGCTTCGGGGGTGGACCCGTGAAGGATAGCGGGGGGCCCGAACCGCCCGACGAAGGCGGGTCCCGGCCGCGGAGGTCGGGACCCGAACGTGTGGAGCTCCCCCGCCAGGACTCGAACCCGGACATAAGGCACCAAAAGCCTCAGTGCTGCCAATTACACCACAGGGGATTATGCGCGACTAAACCGGACATCGGGGTCTGGTGGTCGAGTCGACGGCACCCACTATGCCGCACCACCACCCCTGGACGCGACGGTAAACGGCGCCGCTTCGGCCGATCGGTCCGGGCCCGCGCGTACGGGATCCGGGTGGGCCGGGGGGTCTGCGTAGGCTGGACGGCATGACCAGTACGGGGGATGTGGAAGGCCGCGCTGGGCCGCCTTTGTGGTGGGTGCGGCGGCGGGATGTCGTGGTGGACGGCGCGCTCGGCGCGGTGTCCGCCGTCGAGTGCGGGTGGGAAGGCGCGTCGTTCGCCCGCGAGGCCGGGCTGCCGGTCGCGGTCGGGGTGCTGTTCGGGATCGCGGTGGGGGCCGTGCTCCTGCTGCGGCGACGGTGGCCGATCGCCGTGGTGCTGGTCGGGATCGCCGTGGCGCCGGCCGCGATGGGTTTCCTGCTCGGAGTGGTGGGCCTGTACACGCTGGCCTCCTCCGAGGTGCCCCGGCGGATCACCGGCACGCTGGCCTCGATGTCGCTGGCCGCGACCTTCGTGGTGATGTACCTGCGCACCCGCGGTGACGTGGAGGCCGACCCGATGCTGGTCGTCGTCCTGTCCGGCTTCGTGGCGGTGGCGCTGACCGTGCCGCCGGTGCTGTTCGGGCTGTACGTCGGGGCCAGGCGGCGGCTGATGGAGAGCCTGCAGGAGCGGGCGGACTCCCTGGAGCGGGAGTTGTCGCTGCTGGCGGACCGGGCCGAGGAGCGGGCCGAGTGGGCCCGTACCGAGGAGCGGACCCGGATCGCGCGGGAGATGCACGACGTCGTCGCGCACCGGGTCAGCCTGATGGTGGTGCACGCCGCGGCCCTGGAGGCGGTGGCGCTGAAGGACCCGGCGCGGGCCGTGAAGAACGCCGCGCTGGTGGGGGACATGGGCCGGCAGGCGCTGACCGAGCTGCGCGAGATGCTCGGGGTGCTGCGGGCGGCCGAGAAGCCGAAGCCCGCCCCGGCGGCGGCCCCGGTCCCGGCCGGCGGCGGCGCCACGGCTGTCGTGGCGCCGCTGTCCGCGGCGCTGGTGGCGGTCTTCGACGACGGGCCCTCGCTCGGTGGGCTGGAGGAGCTCGTCGGGCAGTCGCGCGCGGCCGGGATGGCCGTGGAGGTGGTGGTGCAGGGCGAGGCCGCCGGGTACGCGGCGGAGCTGGAGCAGACGGCGTACCGGGTGGTGCAGGAGGCGCTGACCAACTGCCACAAGCACGCGCCCGGGGCGCGGGTGGTGGTGCGGCTGGCGCACCGGGAGGGGGAGGTGGCCATGCAGGTGGAGAACGGGCCCTGCGAGGGCCGGTCCGACGGCGTCGGCCTGCCGAGCGGGGGGAACGGCCTGGTCGGGATGCGGGAGCGGGTGCTCGCGCTGGGCGGGGTCTTCGTCTCCGGGCCGACGGACGCGGGCGGCTTCCGGGTGTCGGCGGTCCTGCCGGTGCGGTAGCGGGGTGCGGGGTGCGTGCCGGGGCCGGGCCCGGTGGCCGTGGCGGGCCGGGCCGGCGCGTGGTGGGGCGCGTGGTGGGGCGCGTGGTGGGGCGGGGCGTTCGGGTCAGGCGGTGGTGAGGCGGGTCGGCTGGAGGCCGGTCAGCAGGAGGGCGAGGGCGTCGTCGAGGCTCGCACCGAGGTACCAGTCGCCGCTGTGGTCGATGCCGTAGACGCGGCCCTCGGCGTCGATGGCCAGGTGGGAGTCCCCGTCGGCCTCGACGCCGAGCGGGCAGAGCCGGGTGGACAGGGCGCGGCCCAGGTCGGCGAAGGTGCGGGCCAGGTGGAGGCCGGTGAGGGGGTCGATGCGCACGGGAACCGGGGCTATCTGGCGGCCGGTTCCGGGGGCGGTCACGGTGAGCCCGCCGAATTCGGCCCAGGCCTCGACGGCGGCGGGGAAGACGGTGTGCCGGTGTCCGGCGGGGGTGGTGTGGTCCCGGAGGGCGCCGGCCCAGTACTCGGCCTGCTTGATGTCCCAGCGGCCGGGCTCCCACCCGGCGGTGCGCAGGGCGGAGTCGACGGCGACCGGGAAGCGGGTGGCCGAGGAGCGGTCGTAGGAGGCGGAGGCGGACCCCGTTGCGGCGGGGGTGGAGGCGCTGGTCATGGCTACTCGGCTGGGGTGAGGTCGACGGGGCGTACGCCGAAGTGGGAGAGGAGGGCGGCGCAGGAGCGGCAGGGGGGTGCGTAGTTGCCGTGGAGGGGGTCGCCGTCCTCGCGGATGTGGCGGGCGGTGATCTTCGAATGCTTCAGGGAGCGCCGGGCCTCGCTCGGGGTGAGGGGTTTGCGGGAGGCGCGCTTGGAGCGGGCGCCCTCGACGGTGGTGAGGTGGCGGGAGAGCAGGAGGGCTTCGGGACATCGGCCGGTGAAACGTTCGCGCTGGCCGCTGGTCAGGGTGTCGAGGAAGTCCTGGACGAGCGGGTGGAGCACGGGGGGCTGGTCGGCCTTGCCGGCGGTGCCGGTGAGGGTCTCGCCCCGTACGGAGAGGGCCGCGGCGACGGTCGGGAGGATGCCGTCGCGGCGGAAGCGCAGCACGGGCACGGCGGGGCGCCCGTCGGAGCTGCCCCAACGCAGGCGGGGGTCGCCGGCGGGCCCGGGCTCGGCTCCGGGGCCCGGTCCGCCGCGGCCCGTCGCGCCGCGCGGGTCGGCCGGGTGGGCCGGGCCTGCCGGGGCTCCCTGGGCTCCCGGCCCCGGAACCGACGCCCCGGCGGGGCTCGCGTTCCTCGCGCCGCCTCCCGGGCTCCCTGTGCCCGCGGGGTCCGCTGCCCCCGCGGGGCCCGGCGGGCGTGGCAGGCCGCCGGGTCCGCCGGGGCCGGGCGTGCCCGTGCCCGATGCCGTCGGTCCGGTCGGGGTCCCCGGTGTGGCCGGGCCTCCCGGGGCGGGGCCGG
Above is a window of Streptomyces subrutilus DNA encoding:
- a CDS encoding YwqJ-related putative deaminase, with the translated sequence MRWGSSDGRPAVPVLRFRRDGILPTVAAALSVRGETLTGTAGKADQPPVLHPLVQDFLDTLTSGQRERFTGRCPEALLLSRHLTTVEGARSKRASRKPLTPSEARRSLKHSKITARHIREDGDPLHGNYAPPCRSCAALLSHFGVRPVDLTPAE
- a CDS encoding sensor histidine kinase codes for the protein MTSTGDVEGRAGPPLWWVRRRDVVVDGALGAVSAVECGWEGASFAREAGLPVAVGVLFGIAVGAVLLLRRRWPIAVVLVGIAVAPAAMGFLLGVVGLYTLASSEVPRRITGTLASMSLAATFVVMYLRTRGDVEADPMLVVVLSGFVAVALTVPPVLFGLYVGARRRLMESLQERADSLERELSLLADRAEERAEWARTEERTRIAREMHDVVAHRVSLMVVHAAALEAVALKDPARAVKNAALVGDMGRQALTELREMLGVLRAAEKPKPAPAAAPVPAGGGATAVVAPLSAALVAVFDDGPSLGGLEELVGQSRAAGMAVEVVVQGEAAGYAAELEQTAYRVVQEALTNCHKHAPGARVVVRLAHREGEVAMQVENGPCEGRSDGVGLPSGGNGLVGMRERVLALGGVFVSGPTDAGGFRVSAVLPVR
- a CDS encoding SUKH-3 domain-containing protein is translated as MTSASTPAATGSASASYDRSSATRFPVAVDSALRTAGWEPGRWDIKQAEYWAGALRDHTTPAGHRHTVFPAAVEAWAEFGGLTVTAPGTGRQIAPVPVRIDPLTGLHLARTFADLGRALSTRLCPLGVEADGDSHLAIDAEGRVYGIDHSGDWYLGASLDDALALLLTGLQPTRLTTA